Proteins encoded together in one Labeo rohita strain BAU-BD-2019 unplaced genomic scaffold, IGBB_LRoh.1.0 scaffold_148, whole genome shotgun sequence window:
- the LOC127158367 gene encoding galectin-9, giving the protein MNQLLPVFGPRVPFSKPIQGGLKDGMTITVCGRVLPNADRFHVNLQRNSDVVLHINPRYTWFWISYGYVVHNSCQNGTWDWEENKSETPFPRGQTFTLQIVVTQDSYKISANGKPFSEYKHRMPFQNVDSIFIGGMVELSLVAFQHLAPHHAAPLGSFVSYFKHLHNPTTHNSHK; this is encoded by the exons ATGAACCAGCTTCTGCCGGTTTTCGGTCCA AGGGTCCCGTTCAGTAAGCCAATCCAGGGAGGATTGAAAGATGGTATGACTATTACTGTATGTGGACGAGTTTTGCCTAATGCAGACAG ATTCCATGTGAATCTCCAGCGTAATTCTGATGTCGTACTGCACATTAACCCTCGCTATACGTGGTTCTGGATTTCCTATGGTTACGTAGTTCACAACAGCTGTCAGAATGGGACGTGGGATTGGGAGGAAAACAAGTCTGAAACTCCCTTCCCGAGAGGCCAGACGTTTACTCTGCAGATTGTTGTCACCCAGGATTCTTACAAG ATCAGTGCCAATGGGAAACCCTTCTCAGAGTACAAGCACCGTATGCCTTTCCAAAATGTGGACAGCATCTTCATTGGTGGAATGGTGGAACTGAGTTTAGTGGCCTTCCAGCATCTTGCA CCCCATCATGCTGCTCCTCTGGGATCTTttgtaagttattttaaacatttacataatcCAACAACTCACaattcacacaaataa